The following proteins come from a genomic window of Rutidosis leptorrhynchoides isolate AG116_Rl617_1_P2 chromosome 10, CSIRO_AGI_Rlap_v1, whole genome shotgun sequence:
- the LOC139870322 gene encoding uncharacterized protein, producing MEKAGINRFLQMHELEELRLEAYENSSSYKEKTKRWHDARLKGVKEFETGDKVLVFNSRFKFSPGKLKFRWTGPYLVKQAFPSVYVELFGNENTFKVNGHRLKLYFDRVDTTVQDDITFFPKAN from the coding sequence ATGGAAAAGGCTGGTATAAACCGATTcctgcaaatgcatgaattggaagaatTAAGATTAGAAGCATATGAGAATtcaagctcgtataaggagaaaacaaaAAGATGGCATGATGCCCGACTAAAAGGAGTGAAAGAGTTTGAAACCGGTgacaaggttttggtttttaactcacgatTTAAATTTTCTCCAGGAAAGTTGAAAttccgatggacgggaccttatttggtgaaacaagcattcccatcggTATATGTTGAATTGTTTGGAAACGAGaacacttttaaagtgaatggtcatcgattGAAACTCTATTTTGATAGAGTTGACaccacggttcaagatgacatcactttctTCCCCAAGGCTAATTAG